Proteins from a genomic interval of Physeter macrocephalus isolate SW-GA chromosome 21, ASM283717v5, whole genome shotgun sequence:
- the ATP1B4 gene encoding protein ATP1B4 isoform X1, translating into MRRQLRSRRAPAFPYGYRYRLDDQDEVNQNYLADEEEEAEEEARVMVVPDLEEEEEEEEEEKEEEEKEEEESQAQETGSAWWRKWQIVNEYLWDPEKRMSLARTGQSWSLILVIYFFFYASLAAVVTLCMYTLFLTISPYMPTFTERVKPPGVMIRPFAHSLNFNFNVSEPDTWQHYVISLNGFLQGYNDSLQEEMNVDCPPGQYFIQDGDEDEDKKACQFKRSFLKNCSGLEDPTFGYSTGQPCILLKMNRIVGFRPEPGDPVKVSCKVQRGDENDIRSINYYPESASFDLRYYPYYGKLTHVNYTSPLVAMHFTDVVKNQAVPVQCQLKGKGIINDVINDRFVGRVIFTLNIET; encoded by the exons GATGATCAGGATGAAGTGAACCAGAACTACTTAGcagatgaagaggaagaagcagaagaagaGGCTCGGGTGATGGTGGTACCTgatttggaggaggaggaggaggaagaagaggaggagaaagaagaagaggaaaaggaggaggaagagagtcaGGCTCAGGAAACAGGCAGTGCCTGGTGGCGGAAATGGCAGATCGTGAACGAATACCTGTGGGATCCGGAGAAAAGGATGTCTCTGGCCCGAACAGGTCAGAGTTGGA GCCTGATCTTAGTCATTTACTTCTTCTTCTATGCTTCCCTGGCCGCTGTGGTCACCCTCTGCATGTACACGCTATTTCTGACCATCAGTCCTTACATGCCGACCTTCACGGAGAGGGTGAAGCCTCCTG GAGTTATGATCAGACCCTTCGCCCATAGCCTTAACTTCAACTTCAACGTTTCTGAACCTGACACTTGGCAGCATTATGTGATTAGTCTAAATGGCTTTCTCCAGG GTTATAATGACAGTCTTCAAGAGGAAATGAATGTAGATTGCCCCCCGGGCCAATACTTCATCCAGGATGGTGATGAGGATGAGGACAAGAAGGCCTGCCAATTTAAGCGCTCCTTCCTGAAGAACTGCTCTGGCCTGGAGGACCCTACTTTTGGCTACTCTACTGGACAGCCCTGCATCCTTCTAAAGATGAACCGG ATTGTTGGCTTTCGTCCTGAGCCTGGAGACCCTGTGAAGGTTTCCTGCAAAGTTCAG AGAGGTGATGAAAACGACATCCGATCCATCAATTACTACCCAGAGTCGGCTTCTTTTGACCTCCGTTACTACCCTTACTATGGCAAACTGACTCAC GTTAACTACACCTCCCCGCTGGTGGCAATGCACTTTACAGATGTAGTGAAGAACCAAGCGGTGCCTGTGCAGTGCCAACTGAAGGGCAAAGGCATCATAAATGATGTCATCAATGATCGTTTTGTGGGTAGGGTAATCTTTACTCTGAACATAGAAACCTAA
- the ATP1B4 gene encoding protein ATP1B4 isoform X2 encodes MRRQLRSRRAPAFPYGYRYRLDDQDEVNQNYLADEEEEAEEEARVMVVPDLEEEEEEEEEEKEEEEKEEEESQAQETGSAWWRKWQIVNEYLWDPEKRMSLARTGLILVIYFFFYASLAAVVTLCMYTLFLTISPYMPTFTERVKPPGVMIRPFAHSLNFNFNVSEPDTWQHYVISLNGFLQGYNDSLQEEMNVDCPPGQYFIQDGDEDEDKKACQFKRSFLKNCSGLEDPTFGYSTGQPCILLKMNRIVGFRPEPGDPVKVSCKVQRGDENDIRSINYYPESASFDLRYYPYYGKLTHVNYTSPLVAMHFTDVVKNQAVPVQCQLKGKGIINDVINDRFVGRVIFTLNIET; translated from the exons GATGATCAGGATGAAGTGAACCAGAACTACTTAGcagatgaagaggaagaagcagaagaagaGGCTCGGGTGATGGTGGTACCTgatttggaggaggaggaggaggaagaagaggaggagaaagaagaagaggaaaaggaggaggaagagagtcaGGCTCAGGAAACAGGCAGTGCCTGGTGGCGGAAATGGCAGATCGTGAACGAATACCTGTGGGATCCGGAGAAAAGGATGTCTCTGGCCCGAACAG GCCTGATCTTAGTCATTTACTTCTTCTTCTATGCTTCCCTGGCCGCTGTGGTCACCCTCTGCATGTACACGCTATTTCTGACCATCAGTCCTTACATGCCGACCTTCACGGAGAGGGTGAAGCCTCCTG GAGTTATGATCAGACCCTTCGCCCATAGCCTTAACTTCAACTTCAACGTTTCTGAACCTGACACTTGGCAGCATTATGTGATTAGTCTAAATGGCTTTCTCCAGG GTTATAATGACAGTCTTCAAGAGGAAATGAATGTAGATTGCCCCCCGGGCCAATACTTCATCCAGGATGGTGATGAGGATGAGGACAAGAAGGCCTGCCAATTTAAGCGCTCCTTCCTGAAGAACTGCTCTGGCCTGGAGGACCCTACTTTTGGCTACTCTACTGGACAGCCCTGCATCCTTCTAAAGATGAACCGG ATTGTTGGCTTTCGTCCTGAGCCTGGAGACCCTGTGAAGGTTTCCTGCAAAGTTCAG AGAGGTGATGAAAACGACATCCGATCCATCAATTACTACCCAGAGTCGGCTTCTTTTGACCTCCGTTACTACCCTTACTATGGCAAACTGACTCAC GTTAACTACACCTCCCCGCTGGTGGCAATGCACTTTACAGATGTAGTGAAGAACCAAGCGGTGCCTGTGCAGTGCCAACTGAAGGGCAAAGGCATCATAAATGATGTCATCAATGATCGTTTTGTGGGTAGGGTAATCTTTACTCTGAACATAGAAACCTAA
- the ATP1B4 gene encoding protein ATP1B4 isoform X3, translating into MVVPDLEEEEEEEEEEKEEEEKEEEESQAQETGSAWWRKWQIVNEYLWDPEKRMSLARTGQSWSLILVIYFFFYASLAAVVTLCMYTLFLTISPYMPTFTERVKPPGVMIRPFAHSLNFNFNVSEPDTWQHYVISLNGFLQGYNDSLQEEMNVDCPPGQYFIQDGDEDEDKKACQFKRSFLKNCSGLEDPTFGYSTGQPCILLKMNRIVGFRPEPGDPVKVSCKVQRGDENDIRSINYYPESASFDLRYYPYYGKLTHVNYTSPLVAMHFTDVVKNQAVPVQCQLKGKGIINDVINDRFVGRVIFTLNIET; encoded by the exons ATGGTGGTACCTgatttggaggaggaggaggaggaagaagaggaggagaaagaagaagaggaaaaggaggaggaagagagtcaGGCTCAGGAAACAGGCAGTGCCTGGTGGCGGAAATGGCAGATCGTGAACGAATACCTGTGGGATCCGGAGAAAAGGATGTCTCTGGCCCGAACAGGTCAGAGTTGGA GCCTGATCTTAGTCATTTACTTCTTCTTCTATGCTTCCCTGGCCGCTGTGGTCACCCTCTGCATGTACACGCTATTTCTGACCATCAGTCCTTACATGCCGACCTTCACGGAGAGGGTGAAGCCTCCTG GAGTTATGATCAGACCCTTCGCCCATAGCCTTAACTTCAACTTCAACGTTTCTGAACCTGACACTTGGCAGCATTATGTGATTAGTCTAAATGGCTTTCTCCAGG GTTATAATGACAGTCTTCAAGAGGAAATGAATGTAGATTGCCCCCCGGGCCAATACTTCATCCAGGATGGTGATGAGGATGAGGACAAGAAGGCCTGCCAATTTAAGCGCTCCTTCCTGAAGAACTGCTCTGGCCTGGAGGACCCTACTTTTGGCTACTCTACTGGACAGCCCTGCATCCTTCTAAAGATGAACCGG ATTGTTGGCTTTCGTCCTGAGCCTGGAGACCCTGTGAAGGTTTCCTGCAAAGTTCAG AGAGGTGATGAAAACGACATCCGATCCATCAATTACTACCCAGAGTCGGCTTCTTTTGACCTCCGTTACTACCCTTACTATGGCAAACTGACTCAC GTTAACTACACCTCCCCGCTGGTGGCAATGCACTTTACAGATGTAGTGAAGAACCAAGCGGTGCCTGTGCAGTGCCAACTGAAGGGCAAAGGCATCATAAATGATGTCATCAATGATCGTTTTGTGGGTAGGGTAATCTTTACTCTGAACATAGAAACCTAA